From Anticarsia gemmatalis isolate Benzon Research Colony breed Stoneville strain chromosome 3, ilAntGemm2 primary, whole genome shotgun sequence, one genomic window encodes:
- the LOC142987192 gene encoding adenylate kinase isoenzyme 1-like, which yields MQSKDPAKEPTPAQEGKSCPLPCLLKHMKCGRPAGGVFANKPIVWVLGGPGAGKGTQCDRIVAKYNFTHLSTGDLLRAEVSSGSDRAKSLKTIMEKGELVPNNIVLDLLKEAMQKHAGRASGFLIDGYPRERSQGIEFEKAIAPVTVIIYFEVSADTMTKRLLGRGLHSGRADDNEDTIKLRLKTFLDNNQQVLNQYPKKICRINAEQSIDAVFAEVVKVLNPIVAGAAAAVN from the exons ATGCAGTCAAAGGATCCAGCTAAAGAGCCTACGCCGGCGCAAGAAGGAAAGTCCTGCCCGCTACCATGCCTGCTCAAACATATGAAATGTGGAAga CCGGCAGGTGGCGTGTTTGCCAACAAGCCTATAGTATGGGTCTTGGGAGGCCCGGGCGCCGGCAAGGGCACGCAATGTGACAGAATAGTGGCCAAGTACAACTTCACACACTTGTCCACCGGCGACCTGCTCCGCGCTGAAGTGAGCTCCGGGTCCGACAGGGCCAAGAGTCTTAAGACTATTATGGAGAAAG GTGAGCTGGTCCCCAACAACATAGTTCTGGATTTGCTGAAGGAGGCGATGCAGAAGCACGCGGGCAGAGCCAGCGGCTTCCTCATAGATGGGTACCCGCGCGAAAGGTCTCAGGGCATCGAGTTCGAGAAGGCTATTGCTCCAGTTACC GTAATAATCTACTTCGAGGTATCAGCTGACACAATGACAAAACGTCTATTGGGTCGTGGTCTACACTCAGGCCGCGCTGATGATAACGAAGACACCATCAAACTGCGATTGAAGACCTTTCTTGACAACAACCAGCAAGTCCTGAACCAGTACCCTAAGAAAATCTGCAGG ATTAATGCGGAACAGAGTATAGACGCAGTTTTCGCCGAGGTGGTGAAAGTCTTGAATCCGATCGTTGCCGGTGCTGCTGCAGCGGTCAACTAA